The Spirosoma radiotolerans genome has a window encoding:
- a CDS encoding LysE family translocator, protein MFLPILFGFLVGVALCLTFGTVFFALIQNSVDNGFRSGMKIVLGVITGDTLFVLAALLGTAFIPKVQGFENFMAIVGVLFLVAMGLVNILKGTPRLAYPKTSFGNFVYYFTTGFFLNALNPVNFVSWVAIVAYIRSHLHYSTSQQYAFMIAALVGVFVTESALAYYANRLKRLFTPRVVLIFNRTTGVVFLIGAANIAYTRLLEPLSKALNW, encoded by the coding sequence GTGTTTTTACCTATTCTTTTCGGTTTCCTGGTCGGTGTAGCGCTCTGTCTGACATTTGGAACGGTATTTTTTGCATTGATCCAGAACAGCGTCGACAATGGATTTCGCTCGGGAATGAAGATCGTTTTGGGCGTTATCACCGGCGACACATTATTTGTGCTGGCGGCTCTGCTGGGCACCGCATTCATTCCTAAAGTGCAGGGTTTCGAGAACTTCATGGCCATTGTCGGGGTGCTGTTCCTAGTGGCGATGGGCCTGGTCAATATCCTGAAAGGAACACCCCGGCTGGCGTACCCAAAAACAAGTTTCGGTAATTTTGTCTATTACTTCACGACCGGTTTTTTTCTGAACGCACTCAATCCCGTCAATTTCGTGTCGTGGGTGGCCATTGTGGCCTATATTCGTTCACATCTGCATTATTCAACCAGCCAGCAATACGCCTTTATGATCGCTGCTCTGGTGGGCGTGTTCGTTACGGAATCGGCGCTGGCTTATTACGCAAACCGGCTCAAGCGGCTCTTTACGCCCCGGGTCGTTTTGATTTTCAACCGGACAACGGGCGTTGTTTTCTTGATCGGAGCCGCCAACATTGCCTACACCCGGCTGCTTGAACCGCTCTCAAAAGCGCTGAACTGGTAG
- a CDS encoding GH3 family domain-containing protein yields MALLGSMLKNGIRLSNVVRLRKFNALRQQRKVFRKLIRKAQFTAFGEAYHFDDLLRAAEFGTEREFYQKYKQNVPIHDYNKMFDSWWKKTLAGEPNVTWPGKVKYFALSSGTSEAATKYIPVTKAMSKAIQRTSIRQILTLGKYQNLPSTLYEKGCLMLGGSTDLSVREGHYEGDLSGITASKIPLWFERFYKPGRDIAQERDWALKLDEITEQAAGWDIGYVVGVPAWIQLLMEKIIARYNVKTIHDIWPNLMVFCHGGVSFEPYRQGFEKLLAHPITYIETYLASEGFIAYQTHPDAEGMQLVLNNGLFFEFIPFNEQNFSADGELIETPETLMIDEVEEGKEYALLISTCSGAWRYLIGDTIRFVNKTRAEIVITGRTKHFLSLCGEHLSVDNMNKAIEMVSDELGISIREFTVAGVTYDTLFAHHWYIGTNDAVDANELRDRLDAKLKELNDDYAVERRHALKDISVTVLPTKTFYDWMASRGKMGGQNKFPRVLKKGMIAEWEAFLNK; encoded by the coding sequence ATGGCTTTACTAGGTAGTATGCTCAAAAACGGGATTCGATTATCGAATGTCGTCCGACTGCGGAAGTTCAACGCCCTTCGTCAGCAGCGCAAAGTCTTCCGTAAGCTTATTCGAAAAGCGCAGTTCACCGCCTTTGGTGAAGCCTATCACTTTGATGACTTACTCCGGGCGGCCGAATTTGGCACCGAACGGGAGTTTTATCAGAAATACAAGCAGAACGTGCCCATCCACGACTACAACAAAATGTTCGATTCGTGGTGGAAGAAAACGCTGGCTGGCGAACCCAATGTGACCTGGCCCGGAAAAGTGAAATACTTTGCCCTCAGCTCGGGTACGTCCGAAGCAGCCACCAAGTACATCCCGGTCACCAAGGCGATGTCGAAAGCCATCCAACGAACCAGCATTCGCCAGATTTTGACCCTCGGAAAATACCAGAACCTCCCCTCCACGCTTTACGAAAAAGGGTGCCTGATGCTGGGCGGCAGTACGGATCTGAGCGTTCGGGAGGGCCATTATGAGGGCGATCTGAGCGGCATTACGGCCAGTAAAATCCCCCTCTGGTTCGAGCGATTCTATAAACCCGGCCGCGACATTGCTCAGGAGCGCGACTGGGCGCTCAAACTGGACGAAATTACGGAACAGGCTGCAGGTTGGGACATCGGCTACGTGGTAGGCGTACCCGCCTGGATTCAGTTGCTGATGGAGAAAATCATTGCCCGGTACAATGTCAAAACCATCCACGACATATGGCCCAACCTGATGGTGTTCTGCCACGGGGGGGTTTCCTTTGAACCGTATCGGCAGGGATTTGAAAAACTGCTGGCCCACCCGATCACCTACATCGAAACGTATCTGGCTTCGGAAGGCTTCATTGCGTACCAGACCCACCCCGATGCGGAGGGCATGCAGCTGGTGCTTAACAATGGGCTCTTTTTCGAATTTATTCCGTTCAACGAGCAGAATTTCTCGGCCGATGGCGAACTGATCGAGACCCCCGAAACGCTGATGATCGATGAGGTCGAAGAGGGAAAAGAGTATGCCCTGCTGATTTCGACCTGCTCCGGGGCGTGGCGCTACCTCATCGGCGACACGATCCGGTTCGTGAATAAAACTCGGGCTGAAATAGTGATTACCGGCCGGACCAAGCACTTCCTGAGTTTGTGTGGCGAACATTTGTCGGTCGATAACATGAACAAGGCCATCGAAATGGTCTCCGATGAGCTGGGCATCTCCATCCGGGAATTCACCGTAGCGGGCGTAACCTACGATACGCTGTTTGCCCACCACTGGTACATCGGCACCAATGACGCCGTCGATGCCAACGAACTCCGCGACCGACTGGATGCCAAACTGAAAGAACTCAACGACGATTACGCCGTTGAACGTCGGCACGCGTTGAAAGACATTAGTGTAACCGTCCTGCCAACGAAAACCTTCTACGACTGGATGGCCTCCCGAGGCAAAATGGGTGGCCAGAACAAATTTCCCCGCGTTCTGAAAAAAGGAATGATTGCAGAATGGGAAGCCTTTTTAAATAAATGA
- a CDS encoding helix-turn-helix domain-containing protein has protein sequence MKVALEQISPDTDSSFHLLLTPHLSDVFLWHYHPEYEIVYIEGANGTRHVGDHISRYEGSDLVFIGPNIPHLNFDYGVKTDHRKVVVQLKENFLGEVLWQAPEFAAITKLFARARSGISFYGHTKQVVGERLNQLANLPPFERLMLLLSIFQLLATSTECTPLQGEAVASAYNLKEQQRLKRVNQFIAEHYTRQLSIAEVAALANLTEAAFCRYFKRMTRLTFTQFLNQYRINQAQKLLLRDNTVSEACFACGFDSLSYFNKIFRRVTGENPLQFKKRHQA, from the coding sequence ATGAAAGTTGCTCTGGAGCAAATCAGCCCCGATACTGACAGTTCGTTCCATCTGTTGCTTACTCCTCACTTGAGCGATGTTTTTCTGTGGCACTACCACCCGGAATACGAAATCGTATACATCGAGGGGGCTAACGGCACGCGTCATGTCGGCGATCATATTTCGCGCTACGAAGGGAGTGATCTGGTTTTCATTGGCCCTAACATTCCGCACCTTAACTTCGATTACGGTGTCAAAACCGATCACAGAAAAGTTGTCGTGCAGTTGAAGGAAAACTTTCTGGGCGAGGTGTTGTGGCAGGCACCCGAATTTGCGGCTATTACGAAGCTGTTTGCGCGCGCCCGGTCGGGTATTTCCTTTTATGGACACACCAAACAGGTCGTTGGCGAACGGTTGAATCAACTGGCCAACCTGCCTCCATTTGAGCGACTTATGCTGCTGCTATCCATTTTCCAGCTTCTGGCAACCAGCACCGAATGCACACCGCTGCAGGGAGAAGCCGTTGCCAGCGCCTACAACCTGAAAGAACAGCAGCGACTCAAACGGGTGAACCAGTTTATTGCTGAGCACTATACCCGACAGCTATCCATCGCCGAAGTAGCCGCCTTGGCGAACTTGACGGAAGCGGCTTTCTGTCGGTATTTCAAACGCATGACCCGGCTCACGTTTACGCAGTTTTTGAATCAATACCGGATCAATCAGGCCCAGAAACTGTTACTACGGGATAACACGGTTTCGGAGGCTTGTTTTGCGTGCGGCTTTGACAGCCTGTCGTACTTCAACAAGATTTTCCGGCGGGTTACGGGCGAAAATCCGCTCCAGTTTAAAAAACGGCACCAGGCCTGA
- a CDS encoding phytanoyl-CoA dioxygenase family protein, with product METMQPTRIPDNAHKDIPGNPSTATSSKLKLNDRPNGEPLRVLSEDDWAFWKENGYIVIKQAVPKENAERLASFIWKFEEKDPNDPTTWYAPPRAEMKMKELTNSGMVELYNHQYEWDNRQYQRVYDAFVDIWGTEKLWVTIDRANLNFPVRPGHEFKGFIHWDYDPETRPQNVQGVLALADQTDENMGGFQCLPELYRTYDTWKLTQPADRDHFKPDTTGFEFVKVKMEAGDLLIFNSTQPHGIRPNLSADKVRIAQYISMMPAEEDNEALRQWRIMSWRERQAPEGYAFPGDPRNWEKEREQTAELSPLGRKLLGLDSWE from the coding sequence ATGGAGACGATGCAACCCACAAGGATTCCCGATAATGCACACAAGGACATTCCCGGAAATCCGTCGACAGCCACTAGCAGCAAACTTAAATTGAATGACCGCCCCAATGGCGAGCCGCTTCGTGTATTATCCGAAGACGACTGGGCCTTCTGGAAAGAAAACGGGTATATCGTGATCAAACAGGCGGTGCCCAAAGAAAATGCCGAACGGCTGGCCAGTTTTATCTGGAAGTTTGAAGAGAAAGACCCCAACGATCCGACTACCTGGTATGCCCCGCCCCGTGCGGAAATGAAAATGAAAGAGCTGACCAATAGTGGTATGGTCGAACTGTACAACCACCAGTACGAATGGGATAACCGGCAATACCAGCGGGTATATGATGCGTTTGTCGACATATGGGGCACCGAAAAATTATGGGTAACCATCGACCGGGCCAATCTGAATTTCCCGGTTCGGCCGGGGCACGAGTTCAAGGGATTTATTCACTGGGATTACGATCCCGAAACCCGCCCGCAGAATGTACAGGGTGTGCTGGCGCTGGCCGATCAGACGGACGAGAACATGGGTGGTTTTCAGTGCCTGCCCGAACTCTACCGCACCTACGACACCTGGAAACTAACCCAACCCGCCGACCGCGACCACTTTAAACCTGATACGACCGGATTCGAGTTTGTGAAAGTAAAGATGGAAGCAGGCGACCTGTTGATTTTCAATAGCACACAGCCCCACGGCATACGTCCTAACCTGTCGGCGGACAAGGTGCGGATCGCGCAGTATATTTCCATGATGCCCGCCGAAGAAGATAACGAAGCCTTGCGGCAATGGCGGATTATGTCTTGGCGCGAGCGGCAGGCCCCCGAAGGCTACGCGTTTCCGGGCGATCCCCGTAACTGGGAAAAAGAACGCGAGCAAACCGCCGAACTCTCCCCCCTGGGCCGAAAACTACTGGGTTTGGACAGTTGGGAGTAA
- a CDS encoding LysR family transcriptional regulator: MLSSRHLVFMEVARLLSFTKASQTLFLSQSAISKHIKSLEYFYKTGLFERHGNHISLTNAGQALYNKLLQAGQLQEELHQELQQINESFLPLTKLAIGSSTTISLYVLPSALSAYLQQHDHIRVDVLNRNSETIQNALLAHEIDVGIVEGLTRVNTVTYTPFMTDDVLAVCSARSPLRGRTLTLTDLPTIPVALRENGSGTLAIIDDELSKKGIPLSSLRILIRLGGTEALKNFALADTCLAFLPKRAIIKELALGELVVLPIQGLLLQRTFYFIQRKGTEGNRLVSTFIQFLKHHYSSRE, translated from the coding sequence ATGCTCTCATCCCGCCACCTGGTTTTCATGGAAGTGGCTCGTTTATTAAGTTTTACCAAAGCCAGCCAAACGTTATTCCTGAGCCAGTCGGCGATTAGTAAGCATATAAAGTCGCTGGAATATTTTTACAAAACAGGCTTATTCGAACGGCACGGAAATCACATCAGCCTCACCAACGCGGGGCAGGCCCTGTACAACAAATTGCTGCAGGCGGGCCAGTTACAGGAGGAGCTACACCAGGAGCTCCAACAGATCAACGAGTCGTTTCTCCCCTTAACAAAATTAGCCATCGGGTCCAGCACAACCATCAGTTTATACGTCCTGCCATCAGCTTTATCCGCTTATCTGCAGCAACACGACCACATTCGGGTCGATGTGCTCAACCGCAACTCCGAGACCATTCAGAATGCGCTGCTGGCTCATGAAATCGATGTCGGGATTGTAGAGGGGTTGACCCGGGTAAATACCGTAACCTACACGCCCTTTATGACAGACGATGTACTGGCCGTTTGTTCAGCCCGGAGTCCGTTGCGGGGCAGAACGCTAACCCTGACCGATTTACCCACTATTCCCGTAGCCCTGCGGGAGAATGGGTCGGGTACGCTGGCCATTATTGACGATGAGCTAAGCAAAAAAGGCATACCCTTGTCGTCGTTGCGCATCCTGATTCGCCTGGGCGGAACGGAAGCGCTCAAAAATTTTGCGCTGGCAGATACCTGCCTGGCTTTTTTGCCCAAGCGAGCCATCATCAAGGAACTGGCTCTAGGCGAGTTGGTTGTGCTCCCCATTCAGGGTTTACTCCTTCAGCGAACGTTCTATTTCATTCAGCGGAAGGGAACCGAAGGCAATCGATTGGTCAGTACATTTATTCAGTTCTTGAAACACCATTATTCCTCCAGGGAATAA
- a CDS encoding threonine synthase, producing the protein MIATTTSSLLTDLHCSQCGSTHNAFVRQTLSSCCQAPLLAAFNLDNSGLQKADLATRTKSLWRYEELLPVLQPDNQITLGEGFTPLLSLKRLADTFGFSHLSLKDEGLNPTGSFKARGLCMAISKAKENGEQACIIPTAGNAGVAMAAYCARAGLEAVVVMPRHTPDAFKEECIGYNANLIQIDGLINDCAAKVHELNQDGRYFDVSTLKEPYRLEGKKTMGYEIAEQLNWQLPDVIMYPTGGGTGLIGIWKAFHELKALGWLSKEQRLPRMVAVQAENCAPVVDTYLGKQPNSKQYIGKPTLANGLAVPRPIGEPLMLNVLRESGGTAIAVSEEDMLAGVSDLCRYEGIFAAPEGGAIWAATKKLLHQGWLQSTEHIVLLNTGSGQKYLDNVKGQWRR; encoded by the coding sequence ATGATCGCTACCACCACTTCATCGCTACTCACCGATTTACACTGCTCCCAGTGTGGATCAACGCATAACGCATTCGTTCGTCAGACCTTGTCCAGTTGTTGCCAGGCCCCGCTTCTGGCTGCGTTTAATCTTGATAATAGCGGTCTGCAAAAAGCAGATTTGGCCACACGAACCAAATCACTTTGGCGCTACGAGGAACTATTGCCGGTTCTTCAACCCGATAATCAGATAACTTTAGGAGAGGGGTTCACGCCCTTGTTATCGCTCAAACGACTGGCTGACACGTTTGGATTCAGCCACCTGAGTTTGAAAGATGAGGGTCTCAATCCAACTGGATCGTTTAAGGCTCGGGGCCTGTGTATGGCCATCTCAAAAGCAAAGGAAAATGGAGAACAGGCCTGTATTATTCCAACGGCCGGCAATGCCGGGGTGGCCATGGCGGCCTACTGTGCCCGAGCCGGACTCGAAGCCGTTGTGGTAATGCCGCGTCATACGCCCGATGCCTTTAAAGAAGAGTGTATTGGCTACAACGCCAACCTGATTCAAATAGACGGCCTCATCAACGACTGTGCGGCCAAAGTTCACGAACTAAATCAGGATGGCCGCTACTTCGACGTGTCGACTTTAAAGGAACCGTACCGGCTGGAAGGCAAGAAAACGATGGGCTATGAGATCGCTGAGCAGTTAAACTGGCAGTTGCCGGATGTAATCATGTACCCGACGGGTGGCGGAACGGGCTTGATTGGCATCTGGAAAGCGTTTCACGAGCTGAAGGCGCTGGGCTGGTTATCGAAGGAGCAGCGGCTTCCGCGCATGGTGGCTGTGCAGGCCGAAAACTGCGCGCCCGTTGTGGATACATACCTTGGCAAACAACCCAACAGCAAACAATATATCGGAAAACCGACTCTGGCAAACGGATTAGCTGTGCCGAGGCCGATTGGCGAGCCGCTGATGCTGAACGTCCTCCGTGAGTCGGGTGGGACAGCCATTGCCGTTTCTGAAGAAGACATGCTGGCGGGTGTCAGCGACCTGTGCCGCTATGAGGGCATTTTTGCGGCTCCCGAAGGCGGAGCCATCTGGGCAGCTACCAAAAAACTACTGCACCAGGGCTGGCTTCAGTCAACCGAACACATTGTGTTGCTCAATACTGGTTCGGGCCAGAAATACCTGGACAACGTGAAGGGCCAGTGGCGCCGTTAA
- the trhO gene encoding oxygen-dependent tRNA uridine(34) hydroxylase TrhO, translating into MKPYRVLLYYIYSPIENPEQYREEHHLLCLQLNLLGRVIVAPEGLNGTVSGLTADCEAYMDTLRADPRFAGIAFKVDESDGHTFQKLHVRVKAEIVHSDLPVDPRRQTGIHLEPDEFKKLKNDPNVVLVDMRSNYEHEVGKFKGAITFDMENLRELPDHVHELDHLRDKKIITYCTGGIKCEKASAYLLAQGFENVYQLHGGIIRYGLETGGEDFDGECYVFDNRVTVPVNHINPVTVSVCYRCGTPTSRMINCASPVCNNHVTLCENCGTEHGGTCTDACKQDPNLRAYDGTGYYGKQTQSYSPIQGYKSRQGQRTEGIKYAE; encoded by the coding sequence ATGAAACCATACCGCGTCCTTCTCTATTACATTTATTCGCCCATCGAAAACCCAGAGCAATACCGGGAAGAGCATCATTTGCTTTGCCTGCAATTAAACCTGCTGGGGCGCGTTATTGTGGCTCCCGAGGGACTGAACGGCACAGTGTCTGGCTTAACTGCCGACTGCGAAGCGTATATGGATACGCTCCGCGCCGATCCACGCTTTGCCGGTATTGCCTTCAAAGTCGATGAAAGCGATGGGCATACGTTTCAAAAATTACACGTTCGGGTAAAGGCCGAAATCGTTCACTCCGATCTGCCTGTTGATCCACGTCGGCAAACGGGAATTCACCTGGAACCGGACGAATTTAAGAAGCTCAAAAATGACCCCAATGTCGTACTGGTCGATATGCGGTCAAATTATGAGCATGAGGTCGGTAAATTCAAAGGGGCTATTACGTTCGACATGGAGAACCTTCGCGAGCTCCCCGACCATGTCCACGAACTCGATCACCTGAGAGACAAGAAAATAATTACGTACTGCACCGGCGGTATCAAGTGCGAAAAAGCATCGGCATATCTGCTGGCTCAGGGCTTCGAGAACGTTTACCAGCTTCATGGTGGCATTATCCGGTATGGTCTGGAAACGGGTGGCGAAGATTTCGACGGGGAGTGTTATGTGTTCGATAACCGCGTTACGGTGCCGGTCAATCACATAAACCCCGTTACGGTATCGGTATGTTACCGCTGCGGCACGCCTACCAGCCGCATGATCAACTGCGCCAGCCCAGTCTGCAATAACCACGTGACCCTGTGCGAAAACTGCGGTACCGAACATGGTGGCACCTGCACCGATGCCTGCAAACAGGACCCGAATCTTCGCGCTTACGACGGAACCGGCTACTATGGCAAACAAACCCAAAGCTACTCGCCTATTCAGGGCTATAAAAGCCGTCAGGGCCAGCGCACTGAGGGAATCAAATACGCCGAATGA
- a CDS encoding deoxynucleoside kinase, whose product MHIAITGNIGAGKTTLAEQLAEHYGWEVLYEAVEGNPYLADFYRDMPRWAFNLQVYFLNSRFAQVKRIIDIQQANQTGQKQPHTVVQDRTIYEDAAIFARNLYQSGDMLERDFTTYHALFANMASLVRPPDLMIYLRASLPKLRQQIQKRGRSFEQSISDDYLINLNRLYEEFVASYQLGPLLIIEVDAIDFAKNPADFTQVLHQIEAQLSREV is encoded by the coding sequence ATGCACATTGCCATCACAGGAAATATTGGGGCCGGTAAAACAACCCTGGCCGAGCAGTTAGCGGAGCATTATGGTTGGGAAGTTTTATACGAAGCGGTTGAAGGAAATCCGTATCTGGCTGATTTTTATCGTGATATGCCGCGCTGGGCCTTCAACCTACAGGTCTACTTTCTGAACAGTCGATTTGCGCAGGTCAAACGCATTATCGACATCCAACAGGCGAACCAAACCGGCCAGAAACAGCCACATACTGTCGTTCAGGATCGGACGATCTACGAAGATGCCGCTATTTTTGCCCGGAATTTGTATCAAAGCGGGGATATGCTGGAGCGTGATTTTACGACCTACCATGCGTTGTTTGCCAACATGGCTAGTCTCGTTCGGCCTCCCGATCTGATGATCTACCTTCGGGCCAGTCTGCCGAAGCTCCGTCAGCAAATTCAGAAGCGGGGCCGGTCGTTTGAACAATCCATCAGTGACGATTACCTGATCAACCTGAATCGGTTATACGAAGAATTCGTGGCTTCCTATCAATTAGGACCGTTGCTGATTATCGAAGTGGATGCTATTGACTTTGCCAAAAATCCAGCTGACTTTACCCAGGTTCTGCACCAGATCGAAGCCCAGTTAAGCAGAGAAGTGTAG
- a CDS encoding LytTR family DNA-binding domain-containing protein, protein MKRVLYPIPDSVTYLSGEGNYTYCHLLDGKKLLLSRTLSNCLEHYPDFIRIHRTYAINPNFLDGSRRLSAAAGEVHLAGLWLPVGRRRLSLVFKHVKQLSALPDK, encoded by the coding sequence ATGAAACGAGTGCTCTACCCCATTCCTGACTCCGTTACCTATTTATCTGGCGAAGGCAACTATACCTATTGCCATCTACTGGATGGCAAAAAGTTGCTTCTTTCCCGAACACTTTCTAACTGTCTGGAACATTACCCGGATTTCATTCGCATCCATCGGACATATGCCATCAATCCAAATTTTCTCGATGGAAGCCGCCGATTAAGTGCCGCTGCCGGAGAAGTGCATTTGGCAGGCCTGTGGCTCCCTGTTGGCCGACGGCGGCTGAGCCTGGTTTTTAAGCATGTAAAGCAACTGTCGGCCTTACCAGATAAGTAA
- a CDS encoding DUF6371 domain-containing protein yields MSTFRYQLPKKAIKTDCPDCGPKHRRTLSRYVDTFTNELLPEQYGRCDRESNCGYHLNPYKKGPSGLSYHDEVKARTNPGPIPRTWFTIAAKQKYKGASKQEIITGLLQTENATLEQAEWVAAFLFNKPGVEPVRTSTGSLGEVFAIPDEVLKQSLGHYERNQFAWLLRRHFGRSVADELLERFAIGTSGRWPGACIFWYIDEYQRVRGGQIKLFDETFHTVTYVVKDGEKRSRTTWVHSSFAQRCTEQNIPYPAWLTAYLDERNDVQKSPCLFGLPQLLTVPADKPVAIVEAPKTAVVATPYFPGFVWLAVGALSYLNAERLAPVRDRKIELFPDLSKDGSAFDRWNRVAGELLAQGFNITVSTYLEDNATEPERAAGADLADFLLEQWNQYPPE; encoded by the coding sequence ATGTCAACGTTTCGATATCAGCTGCCCAAAAAAGCGATCAAAACTGACTGCCCCGATTGTGGCCCAAAACATCGTCGGACATTGAGCCGCTATGTCGATACGTTCACGAATGAATTATTGCCCGAACAATACGGGCGTTGTGACCGGGAAAGTAACTGTGGCTATCACCTCAATCCATATAAGAAAGGTCCCTCGGGGTTATCGTATCACGACGAAGTAAAAGCCCGCACCAATCCAGGGCCAATTCCCAGAACCTGGTTTACCATAGCGGCCAAACAAAAATACAAGGGAGCCTCGAAACAGGAAATCATTACGGGCCTTTTACAGACTGAAAATGCTACGCTCGAACAAGCCGAATGGGTAGCGGCTTTCCTGTTCAATAAACCAGGTGTTGAGCCTGTCAGGACTTCGACTGGCTCCTTAGGTGAAGTTTTTGCCATTCCTGACGAAGTGCTTAAACAGTCGCTCGGGCACTATGAACGCAATCAGTTTGCCTGGTTACTACGTCGTCATTTTGGACGTAGCGTTGCCGATGAACTGTTAGAACGGTTTGCCATTGGTACCTCAGGCCGTTGGCCGGGTGCGTGTATATTTTGGTACATTGATGAGTACCAGCGCGTACGGGGTGGCCAAATTAAATTGTTCGATGAAACGTTTCATACCGTCACGTATGTGGTCAAGGATGGGGAAAAACGGAGTCGGACAACGTGGGTTCACTCGTCGTTCGCCCAGCGTTGTACGGAGCAGAATATACCGTATCCTGCCTGGCTTACGGCCTATCTGGACGAGCGCAATGACGTACAGAAGTCACCGTGTTTGTTTGGGCTTCCCCAGTTACTGACCGTTCCGGCCGATAAGCCGGTGGCAATTGTTGAAGCCCCCAAAACGGCGGTTGTGGCTACCCCTTATTTTCCGGGGTTTGTCTGGTTGGCCGTAGGGGCCTTATCATACCTGAACGCGGAACGGCTGGCTCCGGTCCGGGATCGGAAAATAGAGTTGTTTCCCGATCTCTCGAAAGATGGCAGCGCCTTTGACCGCTGGAACCGGGTTGCCGGGGAGTTACTGGCGCAGGGATTCAACATAACCGTATCGACCTATCTGGAGGACAATGCCACCGAACCCGAACGGGCGGCCGGAGCCGACTTAGCTGATTTCCTGCTTGAACAATGGAATCAGTACCCGCCGGAGTAG
- a CDS encoding GNAT family protein, with amino-acid sequence MRGIKLDLYLSKGYFRMHQEVFTCYAVLFEETVCPVHWLRIVLADVRYGKEQLRLFRINENFSVTIKPLLITDEMEALYATYKGGINFDAPESVEACLLDGAAYNVFDTYAVEIRDEKTLIAVGIFDNGAQSIAGIMNFYHPTYRRHSLGKYLMLLKINHARHQQKTYYYPGYLASKYTKFNYKLFACEAATEVFDAHRDQWYPFAWETVNVLAAEILSEE; translated from the coding sequence ATGAGAGGAATCAAGTTAGATTTATATCTAAGCAAAGGGTATTTTAGAATGCATCAGGAAGTCTTCACCTGTTACGCCGTGCTCTTTGAGGAGACCGTTTGCCCTGTGCACTGGTTGCGTATTGTGTTGGCAGATGTTCGCTATGGAAAGGAACAACTCAGGCTCTTTCGCATCAACGAAAATTTCTCAGTAACCATTAAACCGTTGTTGATTACGGATGAGATGGAAGCCCTCTATGCCACCTATAAAGGGGGAATAAATTTTGATGCGCCCGAATCGGTCGAGGCTTGCCTGCTGGATGGGGCGGCCTATAATGTGTTCGACACGTATGCTGTTGAAATTCGGGATGAAAAGACGCTGATTGCGGTTGGTATTTTTGACAATGGGGCGCAAAGTATTGCCGGTATTATGAATTTTTACCACCCCACTTATCGCCGGCACAGCCTGGGAAAATACCTTATGTTGTTGAAAATCAACCATGCCCGGCATCAACAAAAAACCTATTACTATCCTGGTTATCTAGCCAGCAAGTACACGAAGTTCAATTATAAACTATTCGCCTGCGAAGCAGCTACTGAAGTGTTCGATGCTCACCGGGATCAGTGGTATCCGTTTGCCTGGGAAACAGTTAACGTTCTGGCTGCCGAAATCCTGAGCGAGGAATAA